A region of Maridesulfovibrio bastinii DSM 16055 DNA encodes the following proteins:
- a CDS encoding Lrp/AsnC family transcriptional regulator — MAIKFSEVEERLLAYAGGNLPASATPYADIAAKAGTDEATVLELLTRLKNEKIIRRFGATLRHQKAGYGANAMVAWRVREEENPEKIGEIMAARMEISHCYIRKTYPQWQYNLYTMIHGKGPEDCKKVVQELISETGIEDYCILRSLKELKKTSMKYFHAE, encoded by the coding sequence ATGGCTATTAAATTCAGTGAAGTTGAGGAAAGACTTCTTGCCTATGCCGGGGGAAATCTTCCTGCAAGTGCCACCCCTTATGCGGATATAGCCGCAAAGGCCGGAACAGATGAAGCCACTGTGCTGGAACTTTTAACCAGACTTAAGAATGAAAAAATAATTCGTCGCTTCGGAGCAACTCTACGCCATCAGAAAGCCGGATACGGTGCTAACGCCATGGTTGCATGGCGTGTCAGGGAAGAGGAAAACCCTGAAAAAATTGGCGAGATAATGGCTGCCAGAATGGAAATAAGTCATTGCTACATACGGAAAACTTATCCCCAGTGGCAATATAATCTATATACTATGATTCATGGTAAAGGCCCTGAAGACTGCAAAAAAGTAGTGCAGGAACTTATCAGTGAAACCGGTATTGAAGATTATTGTATTCTGCGCAGCTTAAAGGAACTCAAAAAGACTTCCATGAAATATTTTCATGCGGAATAA
- a CDS encoding NAD(P)H-dependent glycerol-3-phosphate dehydrogenase, producing MKIAVIGAGAWGTALANTFAKKGIETGLWARDSKLAAEINQSGVNKEYLPECQLDRRLVCDSNPEKIMSGADIFMIVIPSQFIRSNLKNFKHLFPEKPVVVCASKGIELNTGAPMSQVISDSLAGLSPRYAHLSGPSFAFELSAEMPTTVVLGCEDENLGKNLQEVFSTNYFRVYSNPDFRGVEIGGAIKNIMAIATGIADGLNFGHNTRAALITRGLAEMQRLGVAMGANPATFMGLSGMGDLVLTCTGDLSRNRQVGLKLGKGIKLSEILKMRKVAEGVKTTESVHELAKKMGVDMPLTEQIYRILYEDKDPVKAVLDLMSRELKQE from the coding sequence ATGAAAATAGCCGTCATAGGAGCTGGAGCATGGGGAACAGCTCTTGCCAACACTTTTGCCAAAAAAGGCATAGAAACGGGACTCTGGGCCAGAGACAGCAAACTGGCCGCAGAAATAAATCAGAGCGGAGTTAACAAGGAATACCTGCCCGAATGCCAATTGGATAGACGACTTGTGTGTGACAGCAATCCGGAAAAGATCATGTCCGGTGCTGATATTTTCATGATAGTTATCCCGAGCCAGTTTATCCGCTCCAATTTAAAAAATTTTAAACATCTTTTCCCGGAAAAACCTGTAGTTGTCTGCGCCAGTAAAGGTATTGAGCTGAATACAGGTGCGCCTATGTCCCAAGTGATCAGTGATTCGCTTGCCGGACTTTCTCCAAGATACGCCCACCTTTCAGGGCCTTCATTCGCCTTTGAACTCAGCGCGGAAATGCCGACAACGGTTGTATTAGGATGTGAAGATGAAAATCTCGGTAAAAATTTACAGGAAGTTTTTTCAACAAATTACTTCAGAGTTTACTCAAATCCTGATTTCAGGGGCGTTGAAATAGGCGGAGCAATAAAAAACATCATGGCCATAGCCACAGGTATTGCCGATGGACTCAATTTCGGACACAACACCAGAGCCGCGCTGATAACCAGAGGTCTGGCAGAAATGCAGCGGCTTGGAGTGGCAATGGGGGCAAACCCGGCAACTTTCATGGGGCTTTCAGGCATGGGTGACCTTGTGCTGACCTGTACCGGAGACCTCTCAAGAAACAGGCAGGTAGGCCTGAAGCTTGGAAAAGGGATCAAACTTTCAGAGATTTTAAAAATGCGCAAAGTCGCGGAAGGCGTAAAAACGACTGAATCTGTTCATGAGCTGGCAAAAAAAATGGGTGTGGATATGCCGCTTACAGAACAGATCTACCGGATCTTATACGAAGACAAAGACCCGGTAAAAGCTGTGCTTGATCTTATGTCACGTGAACTAAAGCAGGAATAA
- a CDS encoding GtrA family protein: MIREYLLLPIREKGRFARFIVAGVVNTAVHIGIFTLLIKYLPVAYANVLGFLVANFFSFFVASYFVFKVRSRSLRQYACFLMASSLGVVISYCIGLICEQLNLTAIAAPLLTALILPFFSYLLQRFVFIGNIGCKTQTKVD, encoded by the coding sequence ATGATTCGTGAATATCTGCTTTTACCAATCAGGGAAAAGGGGCGCTTCGCTAGATTTATTGTTGCCGGAGTAGTAAATACAGCTGTTCACATAGGTATATTTACTCTGCTCATTAAATATTTACCCGTAGCGTATGCTAATGTTTTAGGTTTTCTGGTTGCCAATTTTTTTTCCTTTTTTGTCGCTTCATATTTTGTTTTTAAGGTCAGATCCAGATCATTACGGCAGTATGCATGTTTTCTTATGGCTTCCAGTCTTGGAGTTGTTATCAGTTATTGTATTGGACTTATCTGTGAACAGCTTAATTTAACCGCTATAGCTGCACCTTTGCTAACAGCCTTGATTCTTCCATTTTTTAGTTATCTTTTACAGCGGTTTGTTTTCATTGGAAATATAGGATGTAAAACGCAAACCAAAGTTGACTGA
- a CDS encoding glycosyltransferase family 2 protein — MFNDSKNSNISGIISTPPEARENLSLISIVIPLYNEREGLDALFKAISSIQNEISIPMEVVCIDDGSFDNTYEALCLRPEPYIRAFKFSRNFGKEAALSAGLDMCRGDVVIPIDADLQEPPELILEMIEEWKKGYDVVFAVRKSRKHDSYAKQLTAGLFYKLFNFISESKIPENSGDFRLMDKAVVDAIKKMPERNRFMKGLLTWPGFSSTRIYFDRPERFVGESKWSPIKLLGLAANGLISFSTIPLRVALICGILTSSMAFIFAVYVVVRHLLYGDPVQGYASLMTAIAFFAGMQLLALGALGEYVGRVYIETKMRPLYIISKVHEKSEEKNDAL; from the coding sequence ATGTTTAATGATTCAAAAAATTCTAACATTTCAGGAATTATCAGTACTCCTCCTGAAGCCCGGGAAAATTTAAGCCTGATAAGCATTGTTATCCCTTTATATAATGAGAGAGAAGGACTCGATGCGTTGTTTAAAGCCATATCCAGTATACAGAATGAGATTTCTATCCCTATGGAAGTCGTTTGTATTGATGATGGAAGTTTTGATAATACATATGAAGCATTGTGTCTTAGGCCAGAACCATACATAAGAGCCTTTAAGTTTTCGCGTAATTTTGGAAAAGAGGCAGCTCTATCAGCAGGGCTGGATATGTGCAGGGGAGACGTTGTTATTCCTATTGATGCTGACCTGCAAGAGCCCCCGGAACTTATCTTAGAAATGATTGAAGAATGGAAAAAAGGATACGATGTTGTCTTTGCTGTTCGGAAATCGAGAAAACATGACAGTTATGCAAAACAACTTACTGCCGGTCTTTTTTATAAACTTTTCAATTTTATCAGTGAGTCTAAAATTCCAGAAAATTCAGGAGATTTCAGACTGATGGATAAAGCTGTTGTTGATGCCATTAAAAAAATGCCTGAACGAAACCGTTTTATGAAAGGTCTGCTTACATGGCCAGGTTTTTCTTCAACAAGAATTTATTTTGATAGGCCTGAACGTTTTGTAGGTGAAAGCAAATGGTCTCCGATTAAACTCTTAGGACTAGCCGCAAACGGATTGATCTCATTTTCTACAATTCCTTTGAGGGTTGCATTGATATGCGGCATATTGACTTCATCCATGGCATTTATCTTTGCCGTGTACGTTGTTGTCAGACATCTTCTTTATGGAGACCCTGTTCAGGGGTATGCTTCACTCATGACCGCAATAGCTTTTTTTGCGGGAATGCAGCTGTTGGCTCTGGGAGCTTTGGGTGAATATGTAGGAAGAGTTTATATAGAAACTAAGATGAGGCCTTTGTATATTATATCCAAAGTTCATGAAAAATCAGAAGAAAAAAATGACGCTTTATGA
- a CDS encoding glucosyltransferase domain-containing protein, with the protein MYKKINFGKEDKIFLILLTGLIALYFLPFLTSYLPYNDDFYRIFKGNSWDDDGRLLPSLIIRFLGHSSSIYNPAPLPMVLSIVTCGFGSFLLKKLYIDNHDPYSAALMAFGFVFNPFLLLAMSFQMDCLGFSLSLVLLIIPFIFAVPDCTRQKIKYHCYSALCIFLSLNCFQTSLGFFMALATIEVVYGVYKNDNNIKLLFGRMFQLVLGFVVYKLFLKLPFIANIARRPGRTEFVEFSTKGLNDLGNNFLNIVRAILDSFSQMQIIILGILVVLSLLFILKLYRCNRRAAKIKNADRLLFYIAIFSPFLIFLFSFLPMCFINFPILGKRYMLTSFSGFTFFLFITAGWYLKKQRRILLVLVPIIISAFGFSYNMFNLLECEYEFHKPIVAAIAQDINSASLDNKATLYVGGNLGRSRYFKRVEKNFPIVNDFRTNHAWAVEYQLSFSGCYLERYKRFTSMTDVTGNDLKNMPILTQSHYYKIYRHGRDLILILNN; encoded by the coding sequence ATGTATAAAAAAATAAATTTTGGAAAAGAAGATAAAATATTTCTCATACTTCTTACCGGATTGATAGCACTATATTTTCTTCCTTTTTTGACTTCTTATCTTCCTTACAATGATGATTTTTATAGAATTTTCAAAGGAAACTCTTGGGATGATGATGGCAGACTTCTTCCATCACTAATAATAAGGTTTCTTGGTCATTCTTCAAGCATATACAATCCAGCACCGCTGCCGATGGTTCTCAGCATAGTTACCTGCGGTTTCGGCAGCTTTTTGTTGAAGAAATTGTATATCGATAATCATGATCCATATTCTGCCGCATTAATGGCGTTTGGTTTTGTCTTTAATCCTTTCCTGCTGCTGGCTATGTCATTTCAGATGGATTGTCTTGGTTTTTCTTTAAGTCTTGTCTTACTTATAATTCCGTTTATTTTTGCTGTCCCAGATTGTACCAGACAAAAAATTAAGTACCACTGTTACTCCGCTTTGTGCATTTTTCTGAGTCTCAATTGTTTTCAGACTTCATTGGGCTTTTTTATGGCTCTAGCCACTATAGAAGTCGTCTACGGAGTCTATAAGAATGACAATAATATTAAATTATTGTTTGGAAGGATGTTTCAGCTAGTTCTAGGTTTCGTGGTGTATAAGCTGTTTTTGAAACTTCCATTTATAGCCAATATCGCACGTAGGCCTGGAAGAACAGAATTTGTTGAATTCTCTACAAAAGGTTTAAATGACTTAGGTAATAATTTTTTAAATATTGTTAGAGCTATTTTAGATTCGTTCAGCCAGATGCAGATCATAATTCTGGGGATACTTGTTGTTCTGAGTTTACTTTTTATTTTAAAACTCTATCGTTGCAATCGCAGAGCAGCAAAAATTAAAAATGCTGACAGATTATTATTTTATATAGCAATCTTTTCTCCATTCCTTATTTTCCTATTTTCATTCCTTCCTATGTGTTTCATAAATTTCCCGATTTTAGGAAAACGCTATATGTTAACTTCGTTTAGTGGATTTACGTTTTTCTTATTCATTACTGCTGGTTGGTATTTAAAAAAGCAGAGGCGGATTTTGTTGGTGTTAGTGCCGATAATTATTTCGGCATTCGGGTTTAGCTATAATATGTTTAATCTTCTTGAGTGCGAATATGAGTTTCATAAGCCCATTGTCGCTGCAATAGCTCAGGATATAAATTCTGCCTCTTTGGATAATAAAGCTACGCTGTATGTAGGTGGAAATCTTGGTCGCTCTCGTTATTTCAAGAGAGTGGAAAAAAATTTCCCAATTGTGAATGACTTTAGAACCAATCATGCATGGGCTGTTGAGTATCAGTTGTCATTTTCAGGATGTTATCTGGAAAGGTATAAGCGGTTTACCAGTATGACTGATGTTACGGGTAACGATCTTAAAAATATGCCGATTCTTACACAAAGCCATTACTATAAAATATATAGGCATGGTAGAGATTTGATACTGATTTTAAATAATTAG
- a CDS encoding chemotaxis protein, translating into MSKSDILLETGTNEFEFIEFYIDDDSLDAPRRDYFGVNVAKVLEVVEAPAGLEVSEGAPHPSYLGTIPLRDLILPVIDLSVWLDIKKEIKETDLIVVTEFNGEVTGFLVSGVTQIHRVFWGDLEAPSKYISEVETNCITGTLSLGERFVLMIDLESILAELNPGMMKLDEENTYHGDEVYKAVIADDSTSVRALLLKNFENANFEVNAFSDGEQAWQGLLEIKRKAAEEGRDITEVLDIVIADIEMPRMDGYTLTKQIKEDKELSKLPVILFSSLITKGLFHKGEQVKADDQVTKPEFSALTERAIALIEKYRQKSLDV; encoded by the coding sequence ATGAGTAAAAGTGATATCCTTCTTGAGACCGGTACAAATGAATTTGAATTCATCGAGTTTTATATTGATGATGATTCCCTTGATGCTCCCCGGCGTGACTATTTCGGGGTGAACGTTGCCAAGGTTCTTGAGGTTGTCGAAGCCCCGGCCGGGCTTGAAGTTTCAGAAGGAGCACCGCATCCCAGTTATCTGGGGACGATACCGTTGCGAGACCTTATTCTGCCGGTAATAGACCTTTCGGTATGGCTTGATATAAAAAAAGAGATAAAAGAAACAGACCTTATCGTGGTAACTGAATTTAATGGAGAGGTTACCGGGTTTCTTGTTTCCGGAGTGACCCAGATTCACAGGGTCTTCTGGGGTGATCTTGAAGCTCCCAGCAAATATATTTCCGAAGTTGAGACAAACTGCATCACCGGGACACTCAGTCTGGGAGAACGCTTTGTTTTAATGATTGATCTTGAGAGCATCCTTGCCGAACTTAATCCGGGAATGATGAAACTTGATGAAGAGAATACATATCACGGAGATGAGGTTTATAAAGCCGTTATAGCTGATGATTCAACTTCGGTACGGGCTCTGCTGCTTAAAAATTTTGAAAATGCCAATTTTGAAGTAAATGCCTTCTCCGATGGGGAACAGGCCTGGCAGGGACTACTGGAAATAAAGAGAAAAGCTGCTGAAGAAGGCCGTGACATCACTGAAGTTCTTGATATTGTTATAGCTGACATTGAAATGCCCAGAATGGATGGCTATACCCTGACAAAGCAGATCAAGGAAGATAAAGAACTTTCAAAGCTTCCGGTTATTCTCTTTTCATCTCTTATTACAAAGGGACTCTTTCACAAGGGTGAGCAGGTAAAAGCTGACGATCAGGTTACCAAGCCTGAATTCAGTGCGCTTACTGAAAGAGCCATTGCCTTAATCGAAAAGTATCGTCAGAAATCTCTGGACGTTTAA
- a CDS encoding ACT domain-containing protein — protein sequence MDKPALKIMDGSFSVCRLKADDEVPEWSHRDGFYSISRTDEELSIVCEQKNVPESVKSEGDFSIIKVLGPLDFSLTGILARISTVLASKKISIFAISTFDTDYILVRVVSLGRAVDALRLDGYKIV from the coding sequence GTGGATAAACCTGCTTTGAAAATAATGGATGGAAGTTTTTCCGTCTGCCGGTTGAAAGCGGATGATGAAGTTCCTGAATGGTCTCACCGGGATGGTTTTTACAGTATCTCAAGAACAGATGAAGAACTCTCAATTGTCTGTGAACAGAAAAATGTTCCTGAAAGTGTTAAAAGCGAAGGTGATTTCAGTATAATAAAAGTTCTAGGCCCGCTTGATTTTTCTTTGACCGGAATACTGGCCAGAATCTCCACGGTGCTGGCTTCGAAAAAAATAAGTATTTTTGCTATTTCTACTTTTGATACGGATTATATTCTGGTCAGAGTTGTTTCATTGGGGAGGGCTGTGGATGCACTGCGCCTTGATGGCTATAAAATAGTTTGA
- a CDS encoding long-chain-fatty-acid--CoA ligase, translating to MEPDRPWLKHYDPEVTPEVDFEEIPLFELLDRTAQRWPKRKAIVFQNWSVTYEKLKKTTEIMAANLRSHGVRPGDRVALMLPNSPQTIMSYWAVLRAGAVVTMINPLYMETELVHQLTDSGTKTLITIDLLWKKISTLKDRLNLSKIFVTRISDALRFPLKQLYNFKSLREKNRPHIEYDGNTIIQWDTLTKGTETYTSTTVRPKEDTAILQYTGGTTGLSKGCSLTHANLGANVQQCHAMLHKLGRDKETFLGILPYFHIYGLTVCLNFPTSLGATQVPFPRYVPIDVLKAMHKVKPTIFPGAPSLYISLLQQKNLDKYDISTVKYCLSGSSPMPVEGIQKFKKVFGAEIVEGFGLTEASPVTHLNPLEGKKKIGSIGVPIPSTDAAIVDMEVGSVPMPPGKLGELIVRGPQVMKGYYNRPDETAGAIRNGWLYTGDIGYMDEEGYFFIVDRKKDMIISSGYNIYPREVDEVLYQHPKIMEAVTVGLPHKTRGEIIKVYIVLKEGEAMDRSEVIAYCREKLAGYKVPRQVEFRTSLPKTMVGKVLRRALRDEEEQKKSCKN from the coding sequence GTGGAACCGGATCGCCCATGGCTCAAACATTACGACCCTGAAGTTACTCCCGAGGTTGATTTCGAAGAAATTCCTCTTTTTGAACTGCTTGACCGCACCGCACAGAGATGGCCCAAAAGAAAGGCCATTGTCTTCCAGAACTGGTCGGTGACCTACGAAAAGCTCAAAAAGACAACCGAAATAATGGCCGCCAACCTGCGCAGCCACGGAGTTCGACCCGGAGACCGGGTAGCACTGATGCTTCCCAACTCTCCTCAGACTATAATGTCATACTGGGCCGTGCTGCGGGCCGGGGCGGTGGTGACCATGATAAATCCGCTTTACATGGAAACAGAGCTGGTCCACCAGCTTACAGACTCCGGGACCAAAACTCTTATAACCATTGATCTCCTGTGGAAAAAAATATCCACTCTTAAAGACAGGCTCAATCTCAGCAAAATATTTGTGACCCGCATAAGTGATGCCCTCCGGTTTCCTTTGAAGCAGCTTTACAATTTCAAAAGCCTCAGAGAGAAAAATCGTCCTCATATAGAATATGACGGAAATACTATAATTCAGTGGGATACTCTGACCAAAGGGACTGAGACCTACACGTCAACAACGGTGCGCCCGAAAGAAGACACTGCAATACTGCAATACACCGGTGGCACAACCGGTCTTTCCAAGGGCTGTAGCCTGACCCACGCCAACCTTGGGGCCAACGTGCAGCAGTGTCACGCCATGCTGCATAAGCTGGGAAGGGATAAAGAAACATTTCTGGGAATCCTGCCGTATTTTCATATTTACGGGCTTACTGTCTGTCTGAACTTTCCAACTTCTTTAGGGGCTACACAGGTTCCATTTCCGCGCTATGTCCCGATTGACGTTTTAAAAGCCATGCACAAGGTCAAGCCGACTATTTTTCCGGGAGCACCTTCGCTTTACATCTCACTGCTGCAACAGAAAAATCTCGATAAATACGATATTTCAACGGTAAAATACTGTCTGTCAGGCTCCTCACCGATGCCTGTTGAAGGTATACAGAAATTCAAAAAGGTTTTCGGAGCTGAAATTGTTGAAGGTTTCGGGCTTACGGAAGCTTCTCCCGTAACGCACCTCAACCCCCTCGAAGGCAAAAAGAAAATCGGCTCCATCGGAGTTCCCATTCCATCAACCGATGCAGCTATTGTTGACATGGAGGTTGGCAGCGTTCCCATGCCTCCCGGAAAGCTCGGAGAACTAATTGTCAGAGGCCCTCAGGTAATGAAAGGTTATTACAACCGGCCGGATGAAACAGCCGGAGCAATCCGCAATGGCTGGCTTTACACCGGTGATATCGGGTATATGGATGAAGAGGGTTATTTCTTCATTGTTGACCGTAAAAAAGATATGATCATTTCAAGCGGTTACAACATTTACCCCCGCGAAGTTGATGAAGTGCTCTACCAGCACCCTAAAATTATGGAAGCTGTAACAGTTGGCCTGCCTCACAAAACCAGAGGTGAAATCATCAAGGTTTATATTGTCCTCAAAGAAGGCGAAGCCATGGATCGTTCCGAAGTTATAGCCTACTGCCGTGAAAAGCTCGCGGGATACAAGGTTCCCCGACAGGTTGAATTCAGGACCTCACTACCCAAAACCATGGTTGGCAAGGTTCTCAGGCGTGCGCTGCGTGACGAAGAGGAACAGAAAAAATCATGTAAAAACTGA
- the dxs gene encoding 1-deoxy-D-xylulose-5-phosphate synthase has product MKKVESFCGNEDFPILKNIKHPSEIASMDNEKLTKLAKEIRDCIITTVSKGGGHLAPSLGVVELTLALYSCFDFQQDRLVWDVGHQAYAHKLLTGRFDKFHTLRQKGGISGFPRMAESCWDHFGVGHSSTSISAVLGMAVGSSLEDSHRNCIAVIGDGSMTAGEAFEGLNQAGDFGKKMVVVLNDNEMSISSNVGALSSFLSRKLSHPGLTRFKKDIEGILKQIPKIGDDLAMYAKRTEDSFKSFFTPGMLFEALHFTYLGPIDGHNVDALKDVFEQVKKMETPCLVHVLTKKGKGYAPAEENPTHFHGVGSFVPETGRAAKFKGGLPSYTKIFGDILCQLAEEDKKIFAITAAMPEGTGTDCFRNRFPERFVDVGICEQHAVTFAAGLATMGFKPAVAIYSTFLQRSYDQVVHDVCLQNLNVNFFLDRGGLVGADGATHHGVFDISFLRHIPNMVYMTPKDEAELSRMIATAFDYNGPVAVRYPRGVGIGAILERHPSVIPLGEGELLRDGFDAAIIALGSRVWPAVEAVEEIDEETGKAVAVYNARFVKPLPEEGLKDIFKRFKNIVIVEENVKAGGFGSAILEFAVENNLLNGHNLKMLGIPDQFVEHGTQQELREELGIDKNGMKKALKEIMNLK; this is encoded by the coding sequence ATGAAAAAAGTTGAAAGTTTTTGCGGGAATGAAGACTTCCCGATTCTTAAAAATATAAAACATCCTTCTGAAATAGCTTCCATGGATAATGAGAAGCTGACGAAGCTGGCCAAAGAAATCAGGGATTGCATCATCACCACTGTTTCCAAAGGCGGAGGCCATCTGGCTCCCAGCCTCGGAGTTGTGGAGCTTACTCTTGCTCTTTATTCCTGCTTTGATTTTCAACAGGATAGACTTGTCTGGGATGTTGGTCATCAGGCTTATGCCCACAAACTGCTTACCGGAAGATTCGATAAATTCCATACTCTTCGCCAGAAGGGTGGAATCAGCGGATTTCCCCGTATGGCTGAAAGTTGCTGGGACCATTTTGGAGTGGGACATTCCAGCACTTCAATTTCAGCTGTTCTCGGTATGGCGGTCGGCTCATCACTTGAAGACAGCCACCGTAACTGTATAGCTGTAATCGGTGACGGATCGATGACCGCCGGTGAAGCATTTGAGGGACTGAATCAGGCTGGTGATTTTGGCAAGAAAATGGTTGTTGTCTTAAATGATAACGAAATGTCCATTTCATCCAACGTAGGAGCACTATCGTCTTTTCTCAGCCGTAAACTTTCCCATCCCGGACTGACCCGATTTAAAAAAGATATTGAAGGAATTTTAAAACAGATTCCTAAAATTGGTGATGATCTGGCTATGTATGCCAAACGCACTGAAGATTCCTTCAAAAGTTTCTTTACTCCGGGAATGTTGTTTGAAGCATTGCATTTCACCTACCTTGGCCCTATCGACGGTCATAACGTTGATGCTCTTAAAGATGTCTTTGAGCAGGTCAAGAAAATGGAGACTCCATGTCTGGTTCATGTCCTGACAAAGAAAGGTAAGGGCTATGCTCCGGCAGAAGAAAATCCGACCCATTTCCACGGTGTTGGAAGCTTTGTTCCTGAGACTGGGCGTGCTGCGAAATTTAAGGGCGGTCTGCCGTCATATACTAAAATTTTTGGTGACATCCTCTGTCAGCTGGCAGAAGAAGATAAAAAGATTTTTGCCATTACCGCCGCTATGCCTGAAGGGACCGGTACAGACTGTTTTAGAAACCGTTTTCCTGAAAGATTTGTCGATGTCGGTATCTGTGAGCAGCATGCTGTAACATTTGCAGCAGGGCTGGCTACAATGGGCTTCAAGCCGGCAGTGGCAATTTATTCAACCTTCCTGCAGCGGTCTTATGATCAGGTCGTTCATGACGTCTGTCTACAGAATCTCAATGTGAACTTTTTCCTTGATCGCGGCGGCCTTGTGGGGGCTGACGGTGCAACCCATCACGGCGTTTTTGATATATCCTTTTTGAGGCATATTCCGAATATGGTTTATATGACTCCGAAAGATGAAGCTGAATTATCCAGAATGATCGCCACCGCTTTTGATTATAACGGTCCGGTTGCTGTCCGCTATCCCCGTGGAGTGGGAATAGGTGCTATTCTGGAGCGTCATCCTTCGGTGATTCCTTTAGGTGAGGGTGAGCTTTTGCGTGATGGATTTGACGCAGCTATAATTGCTCTCGGTTCCAGAGTCTGGCCTGCTGTAGAAGCAGTGGAAGAGATAGATGAGGAAACTGGTAAGGCTGTGGCTGTGTATAACGCCAGATTCGTCAAACCTCTTCCTGAAGAAGGACTGAAGGACATCTTTAAGCGCTTTAAAAATATTGTGATAGTTGAAGAGAATGTCAAAGCAGGTGGATTCGGCTCAGCCATCCTTGAATTTGCTGTGGAGAATAATCTGCTTAACGGCCATAATTTAAAGATGCTGGGAATACCGGATCAGTTTGTGGAGCATGGAACTCAACAGGAACTCCGCGAAGAACTTGGCATTGATAAGAATGGCATGAAGAAAGCTCTTAAGGAAATTATGAATCTAAAATAG